Proteins co-encoded in one Bacteroidales bacterium genomic window:
- the rplQ gene encoding 50S ribosomal protein L17 — protein MRHRKNFNHLGRNTAHRKAMLSNMATSLILHKRIKTTLAKAKALRMYVEPLVTRAKSDTTHDRRMVFSYLQSKEAIGELFGVISEKVADRPGGYTRIIKLGTRLGDNAEMCMIEFVDFNEHMLSQKTESKKAEKTTRRSRRGGKKKSTAAPVADVTAETAVAEEASAEVEETAKAVEETKVEDVKEEKSSDEKTEEKE, from the coding sequence ATGAGACACCGTAAGAATTTTAATCATTTAGGAAGAAATACAGCTCACAGAAAGGCTATGCTTTCAAATATGGCAACTTCCTTGATTCTACATAAAAGAATTAAAACAACCTTGGCTAAAGCAAAAGCACTACGTATGTACGTAGAGCCTTTGGTAACTAGGGCAAAATCAGATACTACTCACGATCGTCGTATGGTTTTTAGTTATTTACAAAGCAAAGAAGCTATTGGCGAATTGTTTGGTGTAATTTCTGAAAAAGTTGCTGACCGCCCGGGCGGATATACTCGTATTATTAAGCTTGGTACTCGTTTAGGTGATAATGCTGAAATGTGTATGATTGAGTTTGTTGATTTTAACGAGCATATGTTAAGTCAAAAAACGGAAAGTAAAAAAGCTGAAAAAACAACACGTCGTAGTCGTCGTGGCGGTAAGAAAAAATCAACTGCTGCTCCTGTTGCTGACGTTACTGCTGAAACTGCCGTTGCTGAAGAAGCGTCTGCTGAAGTGGAAGAAACAGCTAAAGCTGTTGAAGAAACAAAAGTTGAAGATGTTAAAGAAGAGAAATCTTCTGATGAAAAGACTGAAGAAAAAGAATAA
- the rpsD gene encoding 30S ribosomal protein S4 has protein sequence MARYIGPKTKIARRFNDPIFGPDKSYEKKNYPPGQHGNSRRRGKVSEYGIQLKEKQKAKFTYGILEKQFRNLFKRAAGKKGITGEILLQLIEARLDNTVYRLGYAPTRAGARQLVSHRHITVNGDIVNIPSYSLRPGDVVGIRERSKSLEVVADSLASRMNFSWLEWDADTLTGKFISYPERADIPEKINEQLIVELYSK, from the coding sequence ATGGCAAGATACATTGGTCCAAAGACCAAAATTGCACGCAGGTTCAACGACCCAATTTTTGGGCCTGACAAGTCCTATGAGAAGAAAAATTATCCTCCTGGACAACATGGAAACAGCCGTCGAAGAGGAAAAGTCTCAGAGTACGGAATCCAATTAAAAGAAAAACAAAAAGCCAAATTCACTTATGGCATTTTAGAGAAACAATTTAGAAATCTATTCAAAAGAGCCGCAGGTAAAAAAGGTATTACAGGTGAAATACTATTACAACTTATCGAAGCTCGTTTAGATAATACCGTTTATCGTTTAGGATATGCTCCTACACGTGCCGGTGCTCGTCAATTGGTTTCTCATCGTCATATCACAGTAAATGGTGATATAGTTAATATTCCTTCCTACAGCTTACGCCCAGGAGATGTTGTTGGCATTAGAGAAAGATCAAAATCTTTAGAGGTAGTTGCCGATTCACTCGCTTCGCGAATGAACTTTTCTTGGCTAGAATGGGATGCTGATACTTTAACAGGAAAATTTATCAGTTACCCTGAACGTGCTGATATACCAGAAAAGATCAACGAACAACTTATCGTTGAACTTTATTCGAAATAA
- the eno gene encoding phosphopyruvate hydratase has protein sequence MSAITNIHAREILDSRGNPTVEVEVFTSNGVVGRAAVPSGASTGVHEAVELRDGDKSRFMGKGVLQAVQNVNKILNEELQGYYVSDQVDIDTAMIELDGTPNKGKLGANAILGVSLAVANAAAQETGQYLYRYIGGVNANTLPIPMMNIINGGSHADNSIDFQEFMIMPVGAESFSQALRMGSEVFHNLKSVLKKMGHSTNVGDEGGFAPNLSSNEEAIKVILQAIEKAGYRPGEDIYLALDPASAEYYLPEEDKYHLKWSTGDKLSPAEMVDFWDGWAKKYPIISIEDGMSEDDWNGWKLMTDKMGDRIQLVGDDLFVTNTERLAKGISMDIANSILIKVNQIGTLTETINAINMAKDNSYTTVISHRSGETEDTTIADLAVALNTGQIKTGSASRTDRIAKYNQLMRIEEILGSSARYLGKNFKYVK, from the coding sequence ATGAGTGCAATAACAAATATTCATGCACGAGAAATTCTCGATTCAAGAGGTAATCCAACCGTTGAGGTTGAGGTGTTTACAAGTAATGGTGTTGTAGGTAGAGCTGCAGTTCCTTCTGGAGCATCAACAGGTGTTCATGAAGCTGTTGAATTACGCGATGGAGATAAATCACGTTTTATGGGAAAAGGTGTTTTGCAAGCCGTCCAAAATGTAAACAAAATTTTAAACGAAGAGCTACAAGGTTATTATGTTTCCGATCAAGTAGATATTGATACTGCTATGATTGAACTTGATGGTACTCCAAATAAGGGAAAACTTGGTGCAAATGCTATTTTAGGCGTTTCTCTTGCTGTTGCTAATGCTGCTGCTCAAGAAACCGGACAATATCTTTATCGCTATATTGGTGGTGTTAATGCTAACACTTTGCCTATTCCAATGATGAATATCATCAATGGTGGCTCTCATGCCGATAATAGCATCGATTTTCAAGAATTTATGATTATGCCTGTTGGAGCAGAAAGCTTCTCACAAGCACTTAGAATGGGATCCGAAGTTTTTCATAACCTAAAGTCTGTTCTTAAAAAAATGGGTCATTCAACAAATGTTGGTGACGAGGGTGGATTTGCTCCAAACCTTTCTTCTAACGAAGAAGCTATTAAAGTAATTTTACAAGCTATTGAAAAAGCAGGATATCGTCCAGGTGAAGATATTTATTTGGCTTTGGATCCGGCTTCCGCTGAATATTATCTTCCGGAAGAAGATAAATACCATTTAAAATGGTCAACAGGTGATAAACTTTCACCAGCAGAGATGGTTGATTTCTGGGACGGATGGGCTAAAAAATATCCTATTATCTCTATTGAAGATGGAATGAGCGAAGACGATTGGAATGGTTGGAAGCTGATGACAGATAAAATGGGCGATCGTATTCAGTTAGTAGGCGACGATTTATTTGTTACTAATACTGAACGTTTAGCTAAAGGTATTTCTATGGATATTGCTAACTCAATTTTGATTAAAGTGAATCAGATTGGTACTTTGACGGAGACAATTAATGCTATTAATATGGCAAAAGATAATTCTTATACTACTGTTATCAGTCACCGTTCCGGCGAAACAGAAGATACGACTATTGCCGATTTGGCTGTTGCATTAAATACCGGACAAATTAAAACCGGTTCTGCCAGTCGTACCGACAGAATAGCTAAGTATAACCAGCTAATGAGAATTGAAGAAATTCTTGGATCGTCAGCTCGCTATCTTGGTAAAAATTTCAAATACGTTAAATAG
- a CDS encoding DNA-directed RNA polymerase subunit alpha, whose amino-acid sequence MAILAFQKPDKVIMIQADEFKGKFEFRPLEPGFGITIGNALRRILLSSLEGFAVTNIRIEGVDHEFSSIEGVVEDVTDIILALKKVRFKQQIETETTEKVNVVIGGQEQFKAGDINKYLSIFQVLNPEEVICNMETSVKLNIELTIDKGRGYVPAEENKNINNPVGTIAIDSIHTPIKNVNYHMENYRVEQKTDYEKLVIELESDGSISPKDALQEAAKILIHHFMLFSDEKITLETEEKSVSEEFDENTLHVRQLLKTKLIDMDLSVRALNCLKAADVDTLGELVAFNKNDLLKFRNFGRKSLTELEDLVKTKNLEFGMNISKYKLDKD is encoded by the coding sequence ATGGCTATTTTAGCATTCCAAAAACCCGATAAAGTAATAATGATTCAAGCTGATGAATTCAAAGGTAAATTTGAATTTCGTCCTTTAGAGCCTGGATTTGGAATTACCATAGGTAATGCATTGAGGCGGATTTTATTATCATCTCTCGAAGGCTTTGCAGTTACCAACATCCGTATTGAAGGTGTTGATCATGAATTTTCTTCTATCGAAGGTGTGGTAGAAGATGTAACCGATATTATTTTAGCATTGAAAAAAGTTAGATTTAAACAACAAATCGAAACTGAAACAACTGAAAAAGTAAATGTCGTTATCGGTGGTCAAGAGCAATTCAAAGCAGGAGATATCAATAAATATTTATCCATTTTTCAAGTATTAAACCCAGAAGAGGTTATTTGTAATATGGAAACTTCAGTAAAATTAAATATTGAACTTACTATCGATAAAGGTAGGGGATATGTTCCTGCTGAAGAAAATAAAAACATTAACAACCCTGTTGGAACTATTGCTATCGATTCTATTCATACACCAATTAAAAATGTGAATTATCACATGGAAAATTATCGTGTTGAACAAAAAACCGACTATGAAAAATTGGTTATCGAATTAGAAAGTGACGGTTCTATTTCTCCGAAAGATGCTTTGCAAGAAGCTGCCAAAATTCTTATTCATCACTTCATGTTATTCTCCGATGAGAAAATAACATTAGAAACTGAAGAAAAATCAGTTTCAGAAGAGTTTGATGAGAACACTTTGCATGTTCGTCAATTACTGAAAACAAAATTAATTGATATGGATTTATCCGTTCGTGCATTGAATTGTTTAAAAGCAGCAGATGTTGATACACTTGGAGAACTTGTAGCCTTTAATAAAAACGATTTGTTGAAGTTCAGAAACTTTGGTCGTAAATCGTTAACCGAATTAGAAGATTTAGTGAAAACTAAAAATCTGGAATTCGGAATGAATATCTCTAAATATAAATTAGATAAGGACTAA